From Lucilia cuprina isolate Lc7/37 chromosome 4, ASM2204524v1, whole genome shotgun sequence:
ACTTTTATCCTTGTAACGGATAGACTACAGCTATTGGTTAAAACAATATATCAGATTAAGACCTCGAATATAAGCAACATGTTTAtcgatcggtggaaaccgcttttAATGCAGTTGTCCACTATATATGTGAATACATCGACTGCAAACTGTATACAATGACGGTCATGTATTGACATCGAAGGAATACTGAATAAATGGATCTACTACATGCTAAGGAAGAGATGAATAAGCTATGGGAAAAGAGTGGTATACATCAATGTGAcatagcctcctaaggaccaTAAACGAGAAACGACTTAGACCTGTGTAAATTACTTGTGTGATACAGAAGTCGCTATGCTTTAGTGAGGAAGAAGACTGACAGAAGACGAAGCTTAGCAGAAGTGGATTTAGTTTCTTCCCTCTTGGCGTTTCATGAGCAACTTTTAGGAAATTTACCAGAATGGAATAAAATTCGTGTATAGATAGTTCACAAACACTTTGGTTCTGGTTAAATATATATGTTGAGATTCGCTAGAATCAGTACCTAACTGTTATCTGGCAAGTTACAATTACTAGtgaatactttattttataactaaaataataaatgttaggATATTcctaaaattataagaaataaacGGGGTTTTACTGTCCTTAGAAGACATTGAGGATACCTTCTTTGCTCAAAAAAGTATGATTGTAACCGAAGACTGAATTATAAAGAGATTaaggtataaatatatatacaggcAGGGGAAACTGCCTACGCTTTGACTTTCAGTATCCGCTGCAGCGTTCGTAAAAGATCTATAAAGTAAGAAGATCCATCAAGGGGCAGATCAACTCTGTCGATTTCTTCAATTACGCTGAAATCGCCAACAGTTTAAATACCAATTGGCATTCATATTTAACTTATCTTCATATGGTACAATAGTAAATCGATATTAAAATAGTCATGTgccaattattttctaaatttgaagGGTTAATCCAAAGATTAAATAGGCTTGCACTGACCCTTTATCATTCACATGCCTTGAAATCTTTGCAaatcttttactaatacttttacACTTTAACTAATCGCAACATCTTCTGCACCTACTTGATAACTATATAACTGAAGTATAAAAAAGTCCTAATAGTGATAGACAAATCATAGTTATAGATCTATAAAAACAACAGTTTCCTCTTCCATGGCACTCATTCTGAGCCCCGCAATTTTCGTCAATTGTagaaaaacattgaaatttCATTAATGGGATATAAAGTTAAACTAAATGCTTAACTTAAACATTACTTTTTTATTCCCCTACTCTTTAGGATAATCGTGTTTTGGCCGAATTAGAGAATCCTAGAACATCAGCTGGTCACTCATCCATGCCCACAAGTTCCATATTGAATACAACAAATAGCGAATTTAAAACCATATCAAAAACAGGTAATTGAAGTGCAACAATTGTAATGGattgtgtataaaaataattcaatgtcTTTTGCAGAACTTGAAGAAGAACTGAATCGTTATAAGCGTGCCGTGCTTGGTGGCAGTAGTGGGATGTCGGGTACAGTGGGCAGTAGTGCCTACACCGGTTACTCGTCCGCTTTAACCTCCACTCTATCCAATGGTGGCGGAGGTGTTAGTGGTACCGGTACTACCGGTGTGGTTTCAAGTCATTCGGGTACCACGTCATCCGGACATGGTCCCGGTTTAACATCCATATCGGCCTTGGTGCCAAATTCAATCGGTGGCATTTCCTCAAGTCTCAGTAGTCATGCTATAACGGCTGCCTCAGCATACGGAGCGGCCGGAAGTGGTGCTGGCACATCGGCCGTTGATAAGCTGTTGAGTGGAACAAGTGGAATCACTGGCATTCCACCATTGCCGGTAAATATTCATACGATGAAGTCTATGCCATCAGCATTAAGTCAGGTAAACTAAACAAATTCTTAAACATtccaacaaaatacaaaaattcgtagaCATTCAAATCGTACAGACATTTTGAAACTGGTTTCAAATTGCCAGTTACTTTAACATTCCACCCGTTAAATGATCATTTAGGATTTATGTATAACTAATCATAGCTAATAAcattattaacatttaacataCTAACAGCTAATTAATATTCGCTACTAACATTTTATTGTTCTCGTGCAGATTTAAATAGTTTCAACGTTCCATGAATTTCATtcgtaaattaaagaaaaaacattttgattttcAGACTTGTATTTGGAATTTGAAACaaggtttttgttaaaaaaatgtttgctacaattattttatttttttttaataattttttatctaaattttttttattatttatgttttggcTTTTTTGCACGTTTATGtttcctttttgattttttattatgtttcgacatttttacaataaagatttacctcaataaaatttttaattgcacttttcttaacaattttgaGATGACTATGGTTTTGAAATAAGTAGTTGGCATCGGtctcaaaatatttaatatggaTCTTATGTCGAGGAAAGACCAATAATGACGGATGAAAATGATCCAGATCCATTCATTACATTCATCTGAATTCCACTTTTGTAAAGTTATGAACGTAACCTCAGACTTATTCATTATAAAGAGACTTCTCGTTCTATTCTTGTTGGAGTCACTGCATAAGGCCAAGGAAGATCAAGGAAAGCCCGATAATGTCAGATTAAAATGTTGTGCAGTTGAAGGGATCTTTTTGTAAAGGAATCACTTTTGTGAAGCAATGCCTGTAATCTCAAACTTATTCATTCTAGAAAGTCTTTTCGTCCTTTTCTCATTGAGTGATTCACTGCCCTCTCAGCACGTTCTGCACTTGTCGGATTCAATCTCTTAACTTTGGTGATATTGTGTTCATTTTCGCAAACTTATATATTCTAGAGAGACTACTCGTTCAGCTCTCGTTGGGGTCACCGCACAAAGCCCATGTTATATTACAGCTCTCTTTGCGACGAACATTATTATCATGTTAGCTGCCAAATACATTCTTTCTTTCCGTTCAATTTATTCCCGAGAAGCCTGGTACCTATATGATGTAGTGCTTACCACTTCAACAATCTTCGGCTATGTTGGCAATCACATTTATTTCACACATTCCATTATAATTCGGACTCTCAATGCTTATATTGGGTTTGctttaatattgtattttacATCGATACATCTTATAGTTCACGACATAAATCCAAAGTTTTTTATCCTTTTTAACATAATGATCTAAATACgtgaaaatttttgtacatgtcGGACACCGGTATATGAACATTGGATGATTACTTCAGCTATGTAAGCTTTGACAATTATGCTTCGTGTAAAGTaatcggtagaccgaagtaTGATTCTGACAAATAAACCAAAGACAAGTTCTTCATTACATTAGATACACTGCTTCTGGTATTAACAGAGTAATTCCTGAAAATACCCTAAGAATGAAGGGAACAAACATCAGCTTTAAACCCTATTCACATTTTTTATTCGACATATCCCCTCGAGTAGACAGATGTGGAAAGGTCTGTATCATCTTGCTTAATCCTTTGTCTTATTAATCTAATATCAACTCATTCTCAACATTTAGTACAAATCCTGAGCCTTTGAATTGATTTATTCCTTCATAAGTAGCTAAATTCTCTTCTCACGATTTGGGTTTAACCGTATACCCCGAAGGGACTTCTCCAATAAACCGCACAAGACAAAGTCCAAAACTCTGCCTTGTGGACCACACATTTCCCTTGGTACCGCATAATTTTGTCTTGCTGGTTAGTTCACGAGTCAAATGATTTCCCCAGTTTATAATTCCGAAAGACTAGAGCTACTGTTTCACCTCATTTCCCCGCAAGGTTAGTTCAGCTTTCCCGGGAAACAGTTTAGCATATTTAATGTTTTCGACGACATTCTGCATCATACATACATGTTTCGGTTGGAAGATTGCTTTTTCTTCCAAGTTTACCATAAATATAAGTTACACTTATATGAAGTTCGCGAGTTATGGTGTGGCAAAATCAGCCTATTTCGTACCAATATTACGTCCATAActttaagtatatacatatattctttgCTACAAACGTCCAATTTTTCCAGctgatattatattaaaatctctTAAACTATTTTTTCGTTTATACTTATTGTTAATAAGCGATATGTTTTCATTTCGcttaatatttggttatttaaaatttttttactattttaatgttcaaaaattatttttattatttttttactattgtttttttcttaattaataacattaaaattgtaatttacttaATGTTTCCTGAGTGTAATTTCGCTTTGAGTGTTTTTCCctgtgcaatttttttttcaaataaaatctttatcTTTAATGTTGATCTGTTTGCATGTTGACAAAATGTTGAAATTGCATTTGGTGAATGTTTTCAACAACTgctttatttaagtaatttaaagcaaatgtatatgaattaaaaatattttaacattttctcgaTTTAGTTTTAAAGCAAAACCATTAATAATGACATTTTgaaaaactgtattttaaaattcctagtaaatttgtttttagaatAGCATAAAAAATACGTATTTAAGATACTTGTTTCTAGTACTAGTAAAGTTTTTTATGCAGtaagcttaccacgtttgttaacgATTAGACAACAAATGTGTATATAATTTAGAATTCGACAACGAGTGTTGTCGTTcgtatgtgtatatattttgacAACGGATGCTTTTGaagaattataaacactttggtatcaatttggtaccagtCGTGTGTATTTCTTTTTCTATCTGTGTAGTTGCTGTTTGGCTAacgaaaaatatgtaaacatcTGTCtgctttctttttattaaataccatTTTACATTCCAAATTTTATCACGGATTTTGATCTGGAACAAGTGTTGGGATCTGGTAGACGATTAAAAATTCGTATTTCTAATCGTAATTTCCGACAGCTACTGTTTCTGAAATATGATCGGGTAATTCGATGTTTGTGAATAGCCCTCCAATAAGTCCATAAAACCTGACGACATGAACTTTGGTAAATTAGCTTAGGAAGCTTTAAATGGCGCCACATATCTTGCACTTAATTGTAATGTGttcagtttaaaatttatttaaatcactCAACTAAAAAAGTGTGACCAttatatttcaatgttttttttttctcgacTCAAAAGTTAGAGAACACGGGCACATAATTCCAGACATCTTCGGTATTATTAAATTCTACTTTGTCTATGTAATAAACTGCTATTAATGCTTCATGGGTTAATGCCCTTATGAAGCTACAATATGTGATTACTTATGATAAAGTCCAAAAATTCCATCCTGTGCTATATTGCCTTGACAAATATctaagaatttttgtatttgtgtgaATAGACAAACCTTCTTTCCTCGATGAGTTGATAGTTAACCCTCTTGGTAGAGCCGAAATGAAACCAGAACTCCAGGCATCATCGGTATTAAATACAAGATCCTTATTGGTTAATGCCCTATAATGCGTGGTATATCTGTAAAAATGTCCTTATCTAGTTCATTTATGATTTTGCTCAAGCTTTGTTTAATATTCTACTTATCATCGACATACAAAAGTTCTGAGTAGAAATCTGGCTAATTTGGAGAAAAGACTtgtctttttatgttttgtatattaatttcCGTAATCTACCTATTTACTTGTTtactttgacttttcgactaatTCTTCTATGACAGCTGTAAAgttaacaaagaaaattatCTGTAACATAGTGTTTATCCTTGGCGGATTTCCACTCATGTTGGGGACAAACGTTTTTGAGTTGGATTCCTTCTTCTATCTTTTTTGACGTTGAGATATATCTATCACTAAACGATTCTGTTAATCGTagattcattataaatttttatcgcTTTCGTCAAATCCCGACGTATGTTAAgcattatttatatacatttatttgctAGACTGATATCTGTAAATAGAACATCCATTAGGTTGGTCCAAAAATAGAAGTTTGCTGATGTTCCCgtcgaaaatgaaaatttagtttattcaccatttaaatataaagatcTCACTTTCAATGACTTAGTACAAATTAGAATTGATATAATTAAGCTTCTATAAAGACTAACATGGTCTGTTTTGGAGGTTAATgaattctcaccagttaggtccttgacaatcagTTTCGTCTATATGTTCATATTTGGTTTTATCTATGTGTTATCAAACACAatgaattgtttaaaagttattcAAAAAATCGCTCAAATAAACATTCCAGAAAGagtagaaaattattattgatcCAATACGACAGATATTATTGAAAGAAGGCTTTTGCTGGATATGGTATTCCTAAGATACTTGATTactgttttttactttaaaagctttttgcatgttaaaattttacttttaaacaaacttaaaatcaaaatcattttatttagtttccGTTTTGAAAATGTGTGTTTGATTGATTAATATTCCCAGAAAAAAAAGATCTCATCATCTCGTTCAAAAATCATGAGCTTTGTATTGTGTCATTAAGTAAAGCTAAACTGTCATCTGCTTCTCTAAAACtgaaatgtcaaacaaaaataacaaaaacaacaacataataataactaaaagtaatagtaaacatttatgtatataatttacatAAGTTGTCAtcagtttttgttgttactgtataacaaacaaactatTTCGTTACTAATTCATtattaattatgtaaaaaaaagatttaacaaaaagcaataatgtataaaaaacttaaaaaagaatttcaatttgatttctcttttttccatttgttttttATCTATATGTGCTGTCATTTTGTTCTCTCTTTTTACTCTTTAtatatctctctctctctccctctaCTCTCTATCTAACTGtaactttatttacaaaacaacgCGTATGAATGATGATGGGGtggaataaatataataaataatttcactcgttttctttaaaattgaaacTACTTATTTCAACCATCTTAAATAAACTGTTTaattttgacaaatattaaaaaaccaaCGACaacttatttatattaattaaattaaaaaaacaatacaattaaactattaaaattgttttttgtccaATATTATCTTTCTCTCACGTTCtctaaatgtatatatttttatactcttatattcaataataatctatatgtgtgtgtgcgtgtatATTTgtctatattattaaaaataataataacaataataataatataaattataataatctctaccgaaacaaaaataataacaaaacaaaaaaactaccattaacttgtgtgtgtatgtgtctgTATGCGTGTctactaaatatttaacaacaaacacaacataaatttaatataaacaaaaaaaaaaacaattgcaaaaaacaaaaactataaacttaatcaattaaaatactatttgaataacaaaaaaacaaaaactactacaaccctacaacaattttatataattcccaaaaatgtgtaaaaaatcattattaactgcctaaaaatatactatactttttactatataaaattataatttttaaaccacTCAATAtgttgatgttgatgatgaataataatattaataatagcgTGGCACAATACAACTATACAATTTACAGAGCACAACTATGCCTATACTCTCGCTGAACTCGCATAATATACCAACTGGCACCAGCAGCTATTCAGCCCTCGGTTTAAGTGGCACGGGCGCCGGTGCTGGTGTACCTCCATTGGGTGCTTCGCTGACCCATCCCACCTTAGGCCTGGACACCGGCACACTGTTGGGTACAACGGGGTTATCTGGTCTGGGTACCGGCTTAGCTGGTACTGCCTCACTTTACGGTTTGGGTTCCGGTGTTGGTGGCATTGGCGCTGGTTTGCCAAGCACCTTTGGTCCTCCTCCTCCCTCATATCTGGATATCGGTTCAACCGCCTCGTATCCTTTCACCTCGGCCGCCATACGTAATGCCACGAAAATGAAAATGCTAGATGAGATCGATATACCGTTGGCGCGCTATGGCAATCGCAGTTCACCTTGCTCACCGATTCCACCCAGTACTTGGGGACTTGATGAATTTCCCGATAGCATGAGCGCCTCAATGATGCATAGTCGTGGCGGTTTAGCTTTAGGACCTATGGACATGGAATGTAAGTACTGTAAGTTGTATTgggatttaaacaaaaatactcgAAATAAATTGTGAATTTGGCTAGTAGTGGAATGTAGAATGCCCTCCTTGTATGAATAACTCGCTTTTCCTACAAATACCCGCTTGTAAACTTTAATGGCTTTTTATTCTTTAGCTCGCAATCACAATTTAAATGGCGTCAGCGAACCACAAGTTGATATGTTGGACATACCAGGCAAGGGACGTTGTTGCGTATTCATAGCCCGTTTTCCATATGATCCACCAGAGTAAGTATGTTTCAAAATTGAATGTTAACCGATGGATGGCTATTGTGTTTTATTCACGGTATTGACCAGGCATGGGATATTCAGTATctgagaaactttttcaaaactttttgtatCGAAAAACACCAAGGTACCCCCAAGACATTTTCGGTACATcttctaactaaaaaaaatttgataaataatcCGCATAGTAGTCAGTAAACCagtttgtagtctatagtctagtctgaggtctagtctatagtctagtctacagtctagtctatagtctagtctatagtctagtctatagtctagtccatagtctagtctatagtctagtctatagtctagtctatagtctagtctatagtctagtctatagtctagtctatagtctagtctatagtctagtctatactctagtctatattctagtctatagtttagtctatagtctagtttatagtttagtctatagtatagtttatagtctagtctatagtctagtatagtatattaatttttaattgtttattaactcaaaaacaaatttttccatGCCTGGTAttaactatagttttgactatggaTATGTCCATTGTCTTGAATATAGTCCAATTATgactataatattaaatatagttcagactaaaatGTCTGTCTTTTCTAAGTCTTCATCTCAATATAGTCTTTTACAGTTATaactatagtattttctatattgTTTACGGTTCTAACTATATGCCTGTCCTGACTATGATCTATTTCCATTCATAGTTCCGGGCTATAATCTAATATAGTCTGAACGATAATCTTgtttacagtcttgactatagacttatctacgGTCCTGACTTTAGTTCgcactatagtatggactagttttgtttattgttcatactatagactttagttcatactatagactcatctcaagttcagattatagtactgatttgtttgtaatttagaCTATAATCTTATTAACAGTTTCATTGTAATTGTATTTGTATTCGTTCTAATTTCAAGCAGAGATGCTGAAGGAGAACTGTCATTGTGTGCGGGTGATTATCTATTAGTATGGACCAGTGGTGAACCACAAGGCGGTTATTTAGATGCCGAATTACTAGATGGTAGACGTGGCCTGGTGCCAGCTTCATTTGTACAGCGTTTAATAGGTAAAAGTTGGCTTAAtctgaattaaatacaaaacaattcaaatattattttttttacttacacAGGTGATGATCTTTTGGAATTTCATCAAGCCGTCTTATCCACTTTGCGTGATGCCGAAGATGGTTCTATGCAATGTGATTCAACATCATTGCCTTCATTGCCACCGCACAATCCATTGCTCACCCACACCCAAGAGGATTTAGCTAGATTAAGTGAAACTCATACTGATCTGGAACACGATCAAGATGATATTAGTGATAATGGTGAGTAATTATGGACGATTTTCTTGGACAccattaattgtttaatattttaaatgtgattttatgtttaacactttacaatttgtttttgcaaaaaaagtaagcattttatttgttttttgaataattattttactatCCATTTTGAGCATTTTAGGCTTGGAAGCCTTTAAAGCTAGATAAATTTCATAACATTCAAGTAGTTTCAAAACTAGATTCTAATTTTTCAATGCAACTAACTGTAATTTGTTTATGGTTTTTCAAACAGTTCCAGCTCCAAAGCATTTGACATTGGAAAGACAACTGAATAAGAGTGTTTTAATCGGTTGGTCACCACCTGAACCCCTGGGCTATAATTTAATTGACAGTTATCATGTCTATGTCGATGGAGTGCTCAAAGTTACTGTTAAAGCAAATGAACGCACACGTGCTCTTATCGAGGGTGTGGACTCTAATAGAGTAAGTTTAGATTTAGAATCATTCTTTTAAGAATAACATGTATTTATCTATCGCATTTCCTTGCCGCTACAGCCTCATCGCATTAGTGTACGTAGTGTAGCACAAAATCGCCAACAATCTCGAGATGCTGCTTGTACTATGATCATTGGTCGTGACACTTCACATTTGGGTCCATCGTCTGTGCGTGCTACGCATATAACGTGTTCATCGGCTGTCATCACATGGCTGCCAGCCAATTCCAATCATCAGCATGTAGTTTGTGTAAATAATGTCGAAGTACGCACCGTAAAACCGGGTGTCTATCGCCACACAATAACCGGTTTGGCACCCAGTACTCAATATCGAGTCACAGTACGAGCCAAACATTTGCGGGCACCTGGTGGTCATCAGCCACCAGGACGTCCTCAAGAGGAGGCTCCCGGAGCATATGCAGATTTCCGTACACTCACAAAAGGGTTGCCTGATCCTCCACAGGTTATATTCTACatgatatatatattttatgaaatttaatttaaattgttgctgttgttgttttctaacAGGATATACAACTTGAGGCTGGTCCTCAGGATGGTACCATTCTAGTGACATGGCAGCCAGTTAATAGGCCCACCTCATCGGGGCCTGTAACCGGCTATTCTGTGTACGCTGATGGTAAAAAGGTAACCGATATCAATTCACCTACGGGAGATCATGCGCTCATCGATATTGGTAAATTGGGTACATTTAATCCCAGAGCCGTAACTATACGTACTAAATCCCGTGAAGCACAATCGGCCGATAGTGCACCCATATTAATACCaagtaagttttaaattttttaaacccttaaaaattttatattaaaaatgtccattttgttttttgcagatTCTGTTCGTAGTGCTGTAGGTAGAAGGGGACCAAATCAAATGGGTATGGGCATGGGTCAACACTTACCCCAGGGACCTCACGGTCCCATGGGCATGCAACAGCAACAGCATATGATGGGTCACCAGGATCCCAATCAATATGATCCCAATCaaatgcagcagcaacaacagccgGGCATGCAACAACAACCCGGcatgcagcagcaacaacagcccGGTCAACAGCAGGGTCAGCAGGGCCAACAGGTATGTGTCGTATTTCGCAGTcttcaaacatttataaattatataaaaaaagaaaacatacattTCTATACCAGCTCAAAATATACccgttcttttttaattttggattttttgtttCAAGTGTTCATTAAATACACTGTAAAATATTCTTTCTACTAACTTTTAACAGTCTCtaacaaaagaacaaaaacagcaaatatttctttttataacatttttattatactaaAAATCAACTTTTACACATGTTTTACTTTCATTCTGGCAACTCTGTACATAATAAATACACtgcaaaaaaagcaaaactttCTCTTTAACAGAAAACTAAAACACATGTTGTGTCTGAAAAAAAGTCTAAtgtctttttattaaacaacaacatcaacaacagccacaacaacaaaacacacactCTCACATCTTTATCTACTCTACaacaaatattgtaatttattttgctTGCACCTTCTTATGAAATTCtttccgatttaaaatattttatataaatcacacacgatttttttctctctaaacGTTTAAGTTCAAAATGATTTCATTTGCATTTATGggttacttttttaattttgttcacaACATTTCAAACTCTACTACTTTTTCTACTCTGCTCTACTACTATTTACTCTTTGCAAGAATtcttctaaacatttttaatctaTGAAAATTTAAGAGAATATATATgagagaaaaatttaagaaactttGAGTAGTTTGATCCTTGTCGAAACTTTTTATCAAACCGCGGTTTAAGCCTGTATacaagtctatatataaaaaattgtaaacaataatcAGCTGTGCTAGTGATGTTATCTTGTATTCTGTACACCCTGGACCAAACTGTgatattttataagattttatataattaagtttaaCATTTAGCAGAGACTTATAGCACTATTTTCTCAAACTACTGGTTGtcaaatttcatatataaatcattttatgaattcgccgcaaaatgaaataaattcacCTTATTATCTATTCACCTTGCTCTATGCCAAACTATATTGACAATTTTATGTGAGTGCATATAGTGTTCCGGGAGAACATGTGTATTTAAGCTGGATATTAGCTTGAACCTATATTGtccaattaaaatattattgggAAAAATCAGTCATAAAGTTTTCTCCAACAAGGTGTTAATGGCAAAAGCAAACTAACTTTTAAGAGACAAGTTTTCGAACATTtctagatcgttttagaataTTACAAGAACACTTGTTCAAAAATAGCTAACTGTGCAAACCTCATTTGGGTTTATTATTATCcctttatgttaaaataatcaTGAACCGGTTATATAGATTTGGATACATCCTCGATATATCCTTTTGCGTTTCTATCATCAAAAGGCTGACAATAGACGTTCTTTGTTAGATCGTCTAATACTATAATAAGAAGCCTGGCTTAGAAACAGCCAATTCTCACGTTTGTAAACCTTTATCTTGTAAACCAGTGTTACTCCAAAACTAAACTTGATATCATTTAGACACTAGACAGAGATTCGATGGTAGATTTCTATATCAGTATAGATTCAATATGTTCCGCATAACCTTTTGTACTTTTATCTTTAGGACGTATACTGCTAATAAGAGACTGACGAATTGGCAAATTGCAAGAACCCTGGATAACAGTGTAAACCTCAATTGGGGCTATAATTGGTCCCTTTATGTTA
This genomic window contains:
- the LOC111675456 gene encoding uncharacterized protein LOC111675456 isoform X29, whose amino-acid sequence is MPYETMHHSQQHHHQTSTANGMFDSLSLQLRDAETRRSEIERAHQETLAQIRNLSSSGGRQDIEAIENLQSRARELEKKAALENVHCEELQIELSAAMKSKSSRSSGVTNVGQNIVSSATATSGTSTSVTWAPTIGHHGHHDDQGSEIDIIMAKIEQDNRVLAELENPRTSAGHSSMPTSSILNTTNSEFKTISKTELEEELNRYKRAVLGGSSGMSGTVGSSAYTGYSSALTSTLSNGGGGVSGTGTTGVVSSHSGTTSSGHGPGLTSISALVPNSIGGISSSLSSHAITAASAYGAAGSGAGTSAVDKLLSGTSGITGIPPLPVNIHTMKSMPSALSQRGTIQLYNLQSTTMPILSLNSHNIPTGTSSYSALGLSGTGAGAGVPPLGASLTHPTLGLDTGTLLGTTGLSGLGTGLAGTASLYGLGSGVGGIGAGLPSTFGPPPPSYLDIGSTASYPFTSAAIRNATKMKMLDEIDIPLARYGNRSSPCSPIPPSTWGLDEFPDSMSASMMHSRGGLALGPMDMESRNHNLNGVSEPQVDMLDIPGKGRCCVFIARFPYDPPEDAEGELSLCAGDYLLVWTSGEPQGGYLDAELLDGRRGLVPASFVQRLIGDDLLEFHQAVLSTLRDAEDGSMQCDSTSLPSLPPHNPLLTHTQEDLARLSETHTDLEHDQDDISDNVPAPKHLTLERQLNKSVLIGWSPPEPLGYNLIDSYHVYVDGVLKVTVKANERTRALIEGVDSNRPHRISVRSVAQNRQQSRDAACTMIIGRDTSHLGPSSVRATHITCSSAVITWLPANSNHQHVVCVNNVEVRTVKPGVYRHTITGLAPSTQYRVTVRAKHLRAPGGHQPPGRPQEEAPGAYADFRTLTKGLPDPPQDIQLEAGPQDGTILVTWQPVNRPTSSGPVTGYSVYADGKKVTDINSPTGDHALIDIGKLGTFNPRAVTIRTKSREAQSADSAPILIPNSVRSAVGRRGPNQMGMGMGQHLPQGPHGPMGMQQQQHMMGHQDPNQYDPNQMQQQQQPGMQQQPGMQQQQQPGQQQGQQGQQAEGSTGVLGGLFGGLFSKQTPQTQTQTQANQNINGYPPGQQQQRMMRPPGVQGMQQQQQQPYGPQGPMGPQQRFPGQRGPAPPGQMQPGGPMQQGMMPGQTQPGMQPGGMQGQMQGAMGLRGPMSQQQQMQQQQQQQQMQQGQMMPGQQGLTPQQQQQQQQQQQQQQQMAAAAQKKPRYFVAMFDYDPSTMSPNPDGCDEELPFQEGDTIKVYGDKDADGFYWGELRGRRGYVPHNMVTEVDDGTGQMGQMGGQMPQQPGGGTGQVMPGQVGTQQSMRNVSRDRWGDIYANMPVKRMIALYDYDPQELSPNVDAEQVELSFKTGEIILVYGDMDEDGFYMGELDGVRGLVPSNFLAEAPDTYSNQMMPGGGPAGRGGLASQRGRGQGPGARGPPPPPRDNMMPGMAGPRGPQGKNARPASPTLLDNTGHPAPDHQTQGMIGRGGNVAGMQQQQQPYGQQQTQMGQQQQQQQQLQQQQQMGGMGQMGQMGQQGMMGQQQPMGQQGQQQMNQMGQQMGQMGMMGQQQQQPGQQMGQMGMMGQPQQQQQQQQQQQPPPVSQPSGGLLSGATSLLSGATSAATGGLFGSKQPPKQDPMQPQGGAQPTQQTSTGLGGLFGGGQQQQQQQQQQQQQQPQQQQQQQQQPQVPPQGQQPPPQSQGPGAGLLGGLKGIAAAAPGGDVLSKGKDLFGKFGFGFGK